In Niallia sp. FSL W8-0635, one genomic interval encodes:
- a CDS encoding GNAT family N-acetyltransferase → MGIRTANVEDWQKIYLLLNQLDYPNTDTFIKEKIETLLIDPNEELLVYEENKEVIALISIHFIPQLAVKGDFARISYFAVDTNIRSKGIGLKIEEYCTNVAKKRNCDRIEVHCHSRRIDAHRFYIRQGFIESPKYFVKMLSQSN, encoded by the coding sequence ATGGGGATTAGAACAGCAAATGTTGAGGATTGGCAGAAGATTTATCTTTTGTTAAACCAGTTAGACTATCCAAATACTGACACTTTTATAAAAGAAAAAATAGAAACACTTCTCATTGACCCAAATGAGGAATTATTGGTTTATGAGGAAAATAAAGAGGTAATTGCTTTAATTTCCATTCATTTTATACCTCAATTAGCTGTAAAAGGAGATTTCGCAAGGATAAGTTATTTTGCAGTAGATACAAACATAAGAAGTAAGGGAATAGGACTTAAAATTGAAGAATATTGTACTAATGTAGCTAAGAAAAGAAATTGCGATAGAATTGAAGTACATTGTCATTCAAGAAGAATCGATGCACATAGGTTTTATATCAGACAAGGATTTATTGAATCTCCAAAATACTTTGTAAAGATGTTATCCCAATCTAACTAG
- a CDS encoding tetratricopeptide repeat protein — MNTKLNKAIDLRKNGDLKESKEILSELVRESPEDALYNYQYAWSLDILGEEEKAVPYYENAIKIGGLPSKDMEGAILGLGSTYRALGEYENSKDVFLKGMELFPDNHAIQVFYSMTLYNLKEHSKAMELILKCLINTTNDIELLSYKRAINFYSDKLDETWK, encoded by the coding sequence ATGAATACCAAACTTAATAAAGCAATAGATTTACGGAAGAATGGAGATCTCAAAGAATCTAAAGAAATACTTAGTGAATTAGTAAGGGAATCTCCAGAGGATGCTTTATATAATTATCAGTATGCCTGGAGCTTGGATATATTGGGAGAAGAAGAAAAAGCAGTGCCATATTACGAAAATGCTATAAAGATTGGAGGATTACCTTCTAAGGATATGGAAGGTGCAATTTTGGGATTGGGTAGTACATATAGAGCCTTAGGAGAATATGAAAATTCAAAAGATGTATTTCTAAAAGGAATGGAATTATTCCCAGATAATCATGCAATTCAAGTATTTTATTCCATGACCTTATATAATTTAAAAGAACATAGTAAAGCGATGGAACTAATACTAAAGTGTTTAATAAATACGACAAATGACATTGAGTTACTAAGTTATAAAAGAGCTATAAATTTCTATTCAGATAAACTAGATGAAACCTGGAAGTAG